In Candidatus Rokuibacteriota bacterium, the following are encoded in one genomic region:
- a CDS encoding helix-turn-helix transcriptional regulator, which translates to MPSERSLPRLVGERLRSFRLRKSFTQRELAQRVSGGVDLSYIGRIERGEQLPSLKVLQKLGHALGAGVGEFFGREPVERVGRLTEPHPALWRMLQRLSSPDVRILLAVARLLARRRGTAARYRGARRAVRLAAEQRPRYRRRRAGRR; encoded by the coding sequence GTGCCGTCCGAGCGTTCCCTTCCGAGACTTGTCGGAGAACGTCTGAGGAGTTTCAGGCTCCGGAAGAGCTTCACACAACGGGAGTTGGCCCAGCGGGTCTCCGGTGGCGTGGACCTTTCGTACATCGGCAGGATCGAACGGGGCGAACAGCTCCCGTCGCTGAAGGTGCTTCAAAAGCTGGGGCACGCCCTCGGCGCGGGTGTCGGCGAGTTCTTCGGGCGCGAGCCCGTCGAGCGCGTCGGTCGGCTCACCGAACCTCACCCGGCGCTCTGGCGCATGCTCCAACGGTTGTCCAGCCCGGATGTCCGGATTCTCCTGGCTGTCGCGCGCCTGCTCGCTCGCCGTCGCGGGACTGCGGCCCGATATCGCGGCGCTCGGCGAGCGGTCAGGTTGGCCGCGGAGCAGCGGCCGCGATACAGAAGAAGGCGAGCCGGCCGCCGATGA
- a CDS encoding DNA gyrase inhibitor YacG, with protein MSGSALSLPAGPYPRCPTCNGPVSWAANPHRPFCSLVCRLVDLGVWLDEGYRIPAEKPLESERGPDGGG; from the coding sequence ATGAGCGGCTCCGCGCTATCTCTCCCCGCTGGCCCGTACCCCCGCTGCCCCACCTGCAATGGCCCCGTGAGCTGGGCGGCGAACCCCCACCGGCCGTTCTGCTCGCTGGTCTGCCGGCTCGTAGACCTCGGAGTGTGGCTCGACGAGGGCTACCGGATCCCCGCCGAAAAGCCGCTGGAAAGCGAGCGCGGCCCCGACGGCGGCGGATGA